A single window of Microbispora hainanensis DNA harbors:
- a CDS encoding TetR/AcrR family transcriptional regulator, whose translation MVRAGLTADRVTLAGAELADEVGLDHVTMSAVARRLGVKDASLYAHVRSLEDLRGRIALLAADEKTIRIAEATAGRAGKDALVAYANAWRQYAHDHPGRYTATQIPIQIDPELAAKAAGPRRAVELTYSMLRGYALEEPDLTDAVRLMRSTLHGFTSLEAAGGFAHARPAEDTWVRCLDALHTLLERWPTRDEGDPA comes from the coding sequence ATGGTGCGGGCCGGGTTGACGGCGGATCGGGTGACGCTCGCCGGTGCCGAGCTGGCGGACGAGGTCGGGCTCGACCACGTGACCATGTCGGCGGTGGCGCGGCGACTCGGGGTGAAGGACGCCAGCCTCTACGCGCACGTCCGCAGCCTTGAGGACCTGCGCGGGCGGATCGCGCTGCTGGCGGCGGACGAGAAGACCATCCGCATCGCGGAGGCGACCGCCGGGCGGGCCGGGAAGGACGCGCTGGTGGCGTACGCCAACGCCTGGCGGCAGTACGCGCACGACCACCCGGGCCGATACACGGCGACGCAGATCCCGATACAGATCGACCCCGAGCTCGCCGCGAAGGCGGCCGGCCCGCGGCGCGCCGTCGAGCTGACCTACAGCATGCTGCGCGGCTACGCGCTGGAGGAGCCCGACCTGACCGACGCGGTCCGGCTGATGCGCAGCACGCTGCACGGCTTCACCAGCCTGGAGGCCGCGGGCGGGTTCGCGCACGCGCGCCCGGCGGAGGACACCTGGGTCCGCTGCCTCGATGCCCTGCACACCCTCCTGGAGCGCTGGCCCACGCGCGACGAAGGAGATCCGGCATGA
- a CDS encoding CPBP family intramembrane glutamic endopeptidase, translating into MRLLKQLVAVAVVAFAGGALVGAVQGNAFVTLVLGLATAVLAVVVYARVVRWSERRTPVEVAGKGAVPAVGRGLLIGAGMFAAVIVNLAFLGYFRIDGLGSVTGAIGLLGFMAAAAVTEELLFRGVLFRIVEERTGTWIALGLSGLVFGLMHLGNEHASLWGAIAIAVESGGMLAAAYAATRTLWLPIGVHFGWNFAEAGIFSAEVSGNGATHGLLNSVTSGPALLTGGDFGPEASPYAVVFGALLTIVFLWLARRRGNLVPLRRHARAAAAATLSQ; encoded by the coding sequence ATGCGACTGTTGAAGCAGCTCGTGGCCGTCGCGGTGGTCGCCTTCGCCGGCGGCGCGCTCGTGGGCGCGGTGCAGGGAAACGCGTTCGTCACCCTGGTCCTCGGTCTCGCGACAGCCGTCCTCGCGGTGGTCGTGTACGCCCGGGTCGTGCGGTGGTCCGAGCGCCGCACGCCCGTTGAGGTGGCCGGGAAAGGCGCCGTCCCCGCGGTCGGCCGGGGGCTGCTGATCGGGGCCGGAATGTTCGCGGCCGTGATCGTGAACCTCGCCTTCCTGGGGTACTTCCGGATCGACGGCCTCGGCTCGGTGACGGGCGCGATCGGGCTGCTCGGCTTCATGGCCGCCGCCGCCGTGACGGAGGAGCTGCTCTTCCGCGGCGTCCTGTTCCGGATCGTCGAGGAACGGACCGGCACGTGGATCGCGCTCGGGCTGTCCGGGCTGGTGTTCGGCCTGATGCACCTGGGCAACGAACACGCCAGTCTGTGGGGCGCGATCGCCATCGCCGTCGAGTCCGGCGGCATGCTCGCCGCCGCCTACGCCGCCACCCGCACCCTGTGGCTGCCGATCGGCGTGCACTTCGGCTGGAACTTCGCCGAGGCCGGCATCTTCAGCGCCGAGGTCTCCGGCAACGGTGCGACGCACGGGCTGCTGAACAGCGTGACGTCGGGCCCGGCACTGCTCACCGGCGGCGACTTCGGGCCGGAGGCGAGCCCATACGCGGTCGTGTTCGGCGCGCTGCTGACGATCGTCTTCCTGTGGCTGGCCCGTCGTCGCGGCAACCTGGTCCCCCTCCGGCGGCACGCCCGGGCCGCCGCGGCCGCTACGCTCTCCCAGTGA
- a CDS encoding sensor histidine kinase has product MIDFRRVPDLWMRFDVTVRDSSLALFLAATSLLPAVRNYGTQLGDLPTRPLDAAAALVIALECLPLAVRRRWPAVCLLLVSLGFALDQLLAYHTAGGTALPIALISSGLHLERHRRVIMALLSAAYVPLAVALDRSGSPEQLDGYVTFFLALVLAWGAGAWLRSARAAEAEARLRVAEATRAAERTRIARELHDVVTHHVTAMVVQAEAARYLTAAPERLDAALTAVTDTGRRAISDLRRLLDLLNPDHDSDVRLPSVGELRTLVEQTRRAGQPVEFTEEGEPAESTGSAEFVAYRVVQESLTNALKYAHGSRTEVRVRYGEKEIYVEVGTDGSGSRTGAPGGSGRGLAGLRERVDALGGEFSADRQAGGGFVVRARIPAGSPS; this is encoded by the coding sequence GTGATCGATTTCCGGCGGGTCCCGGATCTGTGGATGCGGTTCGACGTCACGGTCCGGGATTCCTCGTTGGCGCTGTTCCTGGCCGCCACGTCACTTCTGCCGGCGGTGCGCAACTACGGGACGCAGCTCGGCGACCTGCCGACCCGCCCCCTGGACGCGGCGGCCGCCCTGGTGATCGCCCTGGAGTGCCTGCCGCTGGCCGTCCGCCGGCGGTGGCCGGCCGTCTGTCTCCTCCTGGTGTCGCTGGGCTTCGCCCTCGACCAGCTCCTCGCGTACCACACGGCGGGGGGCACCGCGCTGCCCATCGCGCTCATCAGCTCGGGCCTCCATCTGGAACGTCACCGGCGCGTCATCATGGCCCTGCTCTCCGCGGCGTACGTGCCGCTGGCGGTCGCGCTCGACCGGAGCGGCTCGCCCGAGCAACTGGACGGCTATGTGACGTTCTTCCTGGCGCTGGTCCTCGCATGGGGGGCCGGGGCCTGGCTGCGCTCCGCCCGGGCCGCCGAGGCCGAGGCCCGCCTCCGCGTCGCCGAGGCCACCCGCGCCGCCGAACGCACCCGCATCGCCCGCGAGCTCCACGACGTCGTGACCCATCACGTGACGGCGATGGTCGTACAGGCCGAGGCGGCACGCTATCTGACCGCCGCGCCCGAGCGTCTCGACGCGGCCCTCACCGCCGTCACCGACACCGGCCGGCGAGCCATCTCCGACCTGCGGCGCCTGCTCGACCTGCTCAACCCCGACCACGACAGCGACGTCAGGTTGCCGTCCGTCGGCGAGCTCCGCACGCTGGTGGAGCAGACCCGCCGGGCCGGGCAGCCAGTGGAGTTCACCGAGGAGGGCGAACCGGCCGAATCCACCGGCAGCGCCGAGTTCGTCGCCTATAGGGTCGTGCAGGAATCCCTGACCAACGCCCTCAAATACGCCCATGGCAGCCGCACCGAGGTCCGGGTGCGCTACGGCGAGAAGGAGATTTACGTGGAGGTCGGCACCGACGGCTCCGGCTCGCGGACCGGCGCCCCCGGTGGGAGCGGGCGCGGTCTCGCCGGGCTCCGCGAGCGGGTCGACGCTCTGGGCGGCGAGTTCAGCGCCGACCGGCAGGCGGGCGGCGGCTTCGTCGTACGGGCCCGCATCCCCGCGGGGAGCCCGTCATGA
- a CDS encoding response regulator, with the protein MTAPVRVLVCDDQALIRTGFATIIDAQPDLEVVGECGDGRTAVDLARRLNPDIVVMDVRMPVLDGIEATRLLAGAGVENPIKVLVVTTFNLDEYVYEALRAGASGFLLKDAPPAQLLHGIRTVATGAALLAPEVTRQLVGRYAARIRPAEGTSDDVALTPRELEVLRLIADGLSNSEIAATLVISQETVKTYVSRILTKLGLRDRVQAVVYAYRRGLVT; encoded by the coding sequence ATGACCGCGCCGGTCCGGGTCCTGGTCTGCGACGACCAGGCGCTGATCCGCACCGGGTTCGCGACGATCATCGACGCGCAGCCCGACCTCGAAGTGGTGGGCGAGTGCGGGGACGGCCGCACCGCGGTCGACCTCGCCCGGCGGCTGAACCCCGACATCGTGGTGATGGACGTGCGCATGCCGGTGCTCGACGGCATCGAGGCGACCCGCCTGCTGGCCGGCGCGGGCGTGGAGAATCCCATCAAGGTGCTCGTGGTGACGACGTTCAACCTGGACGAGTACGTGTACGAGGCGCTGCGGGCGGGAGCGAGCGGGTTCCTGCTCAAGGACGCCCCGCCGGCGCAGCTCCTGCACGGCATCCGCACCGTCGCAACGGGCGCCGCGCTGCTGGCACCGGAGGTGACGCGGCAGCTCGTCGGCAGATACGCGGCGCGGATCCGTCCGGCCGAGGGCACATCGGACGACGTCGCGCTGACCCCGCGCGAGCTGGAGGTGCTGCGCCTCATCGCCGACGGCCTGTCCAACAGCGAGATCGCCGCGACGCTGGTCATCAGCCAGGAGACCGTCAAGACGTACGTGTCGCGCATCCTCACCAAGCTCGGCCTGCGCGACCGCGTGCAGGCCGTGGTCTACGCCTACCGCCGGGGCCTGGTCACCTGA
- a CDS encoding RICIN domain-containing protein: MNSTSRRRRGRRGLAALFSAAALVAASVLATAAPAQAADESITVDFSVAGGSPTYRASGWIYGMSENAANPPDNYFTDVKFRYMRAGGAQLDSPGGWVSGKYDRRWNATRAQLLRTRSLGGEFVLLVHDLWGADGYPISRFPGDNGDWTDYDNFLTRLIDDVRATGAPVQWDLWNEPNITLFWNRPQSQYFEMWKRAYQRIRAAFPSHLIVGPSLAGVPSTSGWWTQYLDYVKANNVVPDIVSWHSLPGDPVTNVATADTTLNSRGIAHPRPYQINEYGASNEQNPADGAWYIARLERAGADGLRANWAGGNNLHNDLGNLLVHNSSGQYQPKGEWWVYRFYGSQTGQIAAVTPSSNYDAFATKASGNAKVLVGGGRTTGTITVNLRRLDTTGGIVQNNQARVLVERIPYNGGGAVQGPVTVQDTVVTLSGNGTTVNLPHTAIDDTFTITLLPPSTGGGSTSAFRNVNAGRCLDVPNLSQTSGTQLNLWDCNGQTNQQWTYTSSRQLQVYGTRCLDAEGAGTANGTRAIIWDCNGQANQQWNVNADGTITGVQSGLCLEASNFGTANGTKVQLWSCTGTTSQKWTRN, from the coding sequence GTGAACAGCACCTCACGTCGGCGGCGCGGCCGCCGCGGCCTGGCCGCCCTGTTCTCCGCCGCGGCACTCGTCGCCGCATCCGTCCTCGCGACCGCCGCACCGGCTCAGGCCGCCGACGAGTCCATCACCGTCGATTTCTCGGTCGCGGGCGGATCCCCGACGTACCGGGCGTCGGGGTGGATCTACGGCATGAGCGAGAACGCGGCCAACCCTCCGGACAACTACTTCACCGATGTGAAGTTCCGGTACATGCGCGCCGGAGGCGCCCAGCTCGACAGCCCCGGCGGCTGGGTGTCGGGCAAGTACGACCGCAGGTGGAACGCCACCCGCGCCCAGTTGCTGCGCACGCGGTCGCTCGGCGGGGAGTTCGTCCTGCTCGTGCACGACCTATGGGGAGCCGACGGCTACCCGATCTCCCGCTTCCCCGGCGACAACGGCGACTGGACCGACTACGACAACTTCCTGACCCGCCTGATCGACGACGTACGGGCGACCGGCGCCCCGGTCCAGTGGGACCTGTGGAACGAGCCCAACATCACCCTGTTCTGGAACCGTCCGCAGTCGCAGTATTTCGAGATGTGGAAACGCGCCTACCAGCGCATCCGTGCCGCGTTCCCCTCCCACCTGATCGTGGGCCCCAGCCTCGCGGGCGTGCCGTCCACCAGCGGCTGGTGGACGCAGTACCTCGACTACGTCAAGGCCAACAACGTCGTTCCCGACATCGTCAGCTGGCACTCCCTGCCCGGGGACCCGGTCACCAACGTCGCGACGGCCGACACCACGCTGAACTCCCGCGGCATCGCCCATCCTCGCCCGTACCAGATCAACGAGTACGGCGCCTCCAACGAGCAGAACCCGGCCGACGGCGCCTGGTACATCGCCCGGCTGGAGCGCGCCGGGGCCGACGGACTGCGCGCCAACTGGGCGGGCGGGAACAACCTGCACAACGACCTGGGCAACCTCCTCGTCCACAACTCCTCCGGCCAATACCAGCCCAAGGGCGAGTGGTGGGTCTACCGCTTCTACGGCTCCCAGACCGGGCAGATCGCCGCCGTCACCCCGAGCTCCAACTACGACGCCTTCGCCACCAAGGCGAGCGGGAACGCCAAGGTCCTCGTCGGCGGCGGACGCACCACCGGCACCATCACCGTCAACCTGCGGCGCCTGGACACCACCGGCGGCATCGTGCAGAACAACCAGGCCCGCGTTCTCGTCGAGCGCATCCCCTACAACGGCGGCGGCGCGGTCCAGGGACCGGTCACCGTCCAGGACACCGTGGTGACCCTGTCCGGCAACGGCACCACCGTCAACCTTCCGCACACCGCCATCGACGACACCTTCACCATCACACTCCTGCCGCCCTCAACCGGCGGGGGATCGACGTCGGCGTTCCGCAACGTCAACGCCGGCCGCTGCCTCGACGTGCCGAACCTGTCGCAGACGAGCGGCACCCAGCTCAACCTGTGGGACTGCAACGGCCAGACCAACCAGCAGTGGACGTACACCTCCTCCCGGCAACTGCAGGTGTACGGCACCAGGTGCCTGGACGCCGAGGGCGCCGGAACCGCGAACGGCACCAGGGCGATCATCTGGGACTGCAACGGTCAGGCCAACCAGCAGTGGAACGTCAACGCCGACGGCACCATCACCGGCGTGCAGTCCGGCCTGTGCCTGGAGGCGAGCAACTTCGGCACCGCGAACGGCACCAAGGTGCAACTGTGGTCCTGCACCGGCACGACCAGTCAGAAGTGGACCCGGAACTGA
- a CDS encoding LacI family DNA-binding transcriptional regulator: protein MNIGEIAKRSGVARSTVSYALSGKRPVSEETRRRIQAVIDELGYRPNAAAKALKEGRTHTIGLVIPPASRRLTDMQLGFVASVVDAAAHADLDVLLSPSGGEHDRSFERVVGGRRVDGVIVMEIRLEDDRVTRLRQAGLPFVGIGRTSRPEEMSWVDIDYEKLIANCVHHLADLGHRRIALVNRSEELVAAGYGPGHRAQAGFARAMAERGLDGVQTCCADDAQSGVSCAERLLGEHPDLTAIATINEAATPGMYHALAQAGLVVPRDFSIAGVAARDWAENLHPPLTAADVPADELGARAVDMLIRLIADPATPHGHLLVAPPISLRGTTGPARARGRRS, encoded by the coding sequence GTGAACATCGGGGAGATCGCCAAGCGGTCGGGTGTGGCGCGCAGCACCGTCTCGTACGCCCTCAGCGGCAAGCGCCCGGTGTCGGAGGAGACGCGCCGGCGCATCCAGGCGGTCATCGATGAGCTGGGCTACCGGCCCAACGCCGCGGCAAAGGCGCTCAAGGAGGGCAGGACCCACACCATCGGCCTGGTCATCCCGCCCGCCAGCCGCCGCCTGACCGACATGCAGCTCGGGTTCGTGGCCAGCGTCGTCGACGCCGCCGCCCACGCCGACCTGGACGTCCTGCTGTCACCCTCCGGGGGCGAGCACGACCGGTCGTTCGAGCGCGTGGTCGGCGGCAGACGCGTGGACGGGGTCATCGTCATGGAGATACGGCTGGAGGACGACCGGGTGACCCGCCTGCGGCAGGCCGGGCTGCCCTTCGTCGGCATCGGCCGCACCAGCCGGCCCGAGGAGATGTCCTGGGTGGACATCGACTACGAGAAGCTGATCGCCAACTGCGTCCACCACCTTGCCGACCTGGGTCATCGCCGCATCGCCCTGGTCAACCGCTCCGAGGAGCTGGTGGCGGCCGGATACGGCCCCGGCCACCGCGCGCAGGCCGGTTTCGCCCGCGCGATGGCCGAGCGCGGTCTCGACGGCGTGCAGACCTGCTGCGCCGACGACGCCCAGTCGGGGGTGTCCTGCGCCGAGCGGCTCCTCGGCGAGCATCCCGATCTGACCGCGATCGCCACCATCAACGAGGCCGCCACTCCCGGGATGTATCACGCGCTTGCCCAGGCGGGCCTGGTCGTGCCTCGCGACTTCTCCATCGCCGGCGTCGCGGCGCGGGACTGGGCGGAGAACCTGCACCCTCCGCTCACGGCCGCCGACGTCCCCGCGGACGAGCTCGGCGCCCGCGCCGTCGACATGCTCATCCGGCTGATCGCCGACCCCGCCACCCCCCACGGCCATCTCCTGGTCGCGCCGCCCATCTCCCTGCGAGGCACGACCGGACCCGCCCGCGCGCGCGGCCGCCGTTCCTGA
- a CDS encoding lectin, with translation MKIASLLRLVGAAFISRNMLGGHAAAATARTWRRLSAAALLAVSLAVAGTLTSPGVAVAESNGGVRVMPLGDSITEGTQVPGGYRIGLWQRLASGRYTIDFVGSQYNGPGNLGDHDHEGHPGWRIDQIDANINGWLRTYTPRTVLLHIGTNDVLQNYNVSGAPQRLSTLIDHITAAAPDADVFVATIIPLSNSGQEAAARNFNAAIPGIVQSKANSGKHVHLVDMHSRLTTGDLIDGIHPTANGYDKMAAAWYAALQSVDGSIGQPGGTPSPTPTASTSAIRGVGSGRCLDVTGVSQANGAQVQIWDCNGQSNQQWTSTSAGELRVYGNKCLDAYGAGTADGTSVIIWDCNGQNNQKWRFNSDGSITAVGANKCLDVPNYSTANGVKLQIWSCNGQANQRWTRV, from the coding sequence ATGAAGATCGCATCCCTTCTGCGCCTGGTCGGCGCCGCGTTCATCTCTCGCAACATGCTCGGCGGACACGCGGCGGCGGCGACCGCCCGTACGTGGAGACGCCTGTCGGCCGCGGCGCTGCTGGCCGTGAGCTTGGCGGTGGCGGGCACGCTGACGAGCCCGGGGGTCGCCGTCGCGGAGTCGAACGGCGGGGTGCGGGTGATGCCGCTGGGCGACTCGATCACCGAGGGCACGCAGGTGCCCGGCGGCTACCGGATCGGGTTGTGGCAGCGCCTGGCCTCGGGTCGCTACACGATCGACTTCGTCGGGTCGCAGTACAACGGACCGGGCAACCTGGGCGACCACGACCACGAGGGACACCCGGGGTGGCGGATCGACCAGATCGACGCGAACATCAACGGCTGGCTGCGCACCTACACGCCGCGCACGGTGCTGCTGCACATCGGCACCAACGACGTGCTGCAGAACTACAACGTGTCCGGTGCGCCGCAGCGGCTGTCCACGCTGATCGACCACATCACCGCGGCGGCGCCGGACGCCGACGTGTTCGTCGCGACCATCATCCCGCTGTCGAACTCCGGGCAGGAGGCCGCCGCCCGCAACTTCAACGCGGCGATCCCCGGCATCGTCCAGTCCAAGGCCAACAGCGGAAAGCACGTCCACCTGGTCGACATGCACAGCAGGCTGACCACCGGCGACCTCATCGACGGCATCCATCCCACCGCGAACGGCTACGACAAGATGGCCGCCGCCTGGTACGCCGCGCTTCAGTCGGTCGACGGCAGCATCGGCCAGCCCGGCGGCACTCCCAGCCCGACGCCGACCGCCTCCACGAGCGCCATCCGTGGCGTGGGGTCGGGGCGCTGCCTCGACGTCACCGGCGTCTCGCAGGCCAACGGCGCACAGGTGCAGATCTGGGACTGCAACGGGCAGTCCAACCAGCAGTGGACCTCCACCAGCGCCGGTGAGCTGCGCGTCTACGGCAACAAGTGCCTCGACGCGTACGGCGCGGGAACGGCCGACGGCACCAGCGTGATCATCTGGGACTGCAACGGCCAGAACAACCAGAAGTGGCGGTTCAACTCCGACGGCTCCATCACCGCCGTCGGCGCGAACAAGTGCCTCGACGTCCCCAACTACTCGACCGCCAACGGCGTCAAGCTCCAGATCTGGTCCTGCAACGGACAGGCCAACCAGCGCTGGACCCGCGTCTGA
- a CDS encoding PHB depolymerase family esterase encodes MLLGVRPAAAASLTRVTGFGANPTNLNMYLYVPDRVAARPALLVLVHYCTGSAGAIFNGNGHDYVTAADRYGYIIVVPEATRSGQCFDVSTPAALRRDGGSDSTGIMSMVSWARQRYNVDPNRIVVSGFSSGAMMTNVLAAEYPDVFSAGAAFSGVPAGCFATTDGSLWNSQCSGGNLIKSAQQWGDQARAMYPGYTGRYPRMQLWHGTTDTTLAYPNYGEEIKQWTNLHGLSQTPSFTDHPQSSWTRTRYGDTSTQATIEGISISGVGHQLPMNGQLAYAISFLGLDSTTTPSPSPSPSASPSPSPSPSPSPSSTPSPSPSPSPSPSGGSGACRVSATVNAWNEGLTEQIAVTNTGSSTVNGWSLTFTLPSGQTITNGWNATYSPSSGQVTARNMSYNGTIAPGSTTEIGFQATHTGNAGKPTAFTLNGNPCTVA; translated from the coding sequence ATGCTCCTGGGGGTACGGCCCGCCGCGGCGGCCTCGCTGACCCGGGTGACCGGCTTCGGCGCCAACCCCACGAACCTGAACATGTACCTCTACGTGCCCGACCGGGTCGCGGCACGGCCGGCGCTGCTGGTGCTGGTGCATTACTGCACCGGATCCGCCGGCGCGATTTTCAACGGCAACGGGCACGACTACGTCACCGCCGCGGACCGGTACGGGTACATCATCGTGGTCCCCGAGGCCACCCGCAGTGGGCAGTGCTTCGACGTGTCCACCCCCGCCGCGCTCAGGCGCGACGGCGGGAGCGACTCCACCGGCATCATGTCGATGGTCTCCTGGGCGCGGCAGCGCTACAACGTCGACCCGAACCGGATCGTCGTGAGCGGCTTTTCCTCCGGCGCGATGATGACCAACGTCCTGGCCGCCGAATATCCCGACGTGTTCTCGGCCGGGGCGGCCTTCTCCGGCGTACCGGCCGGATGCTTCGCGACCACCGACGGCTCCCTGTGGAACAGCCAGTGCTCCGGCGGCAACCTCATCAAGTCCGCCCAGCAATGGGGCGACCAGGCCCGCGCCATGTACCCCGGCTACACCGGCCGCTACCCCCGCATGCAGCTGTGGCACGGCACCACCGACACCACTCTCGCCTACCCCAACTACGGCGAAGAGATCAAGCAGTGGACCAACCTGCACGGGCTGAGCCAGACCCCGTCCTTCACCGACCACCCGCAGTCGTCGTGGACCCGCACCCGCTACGGCGACACAAGCACCCAGGCCACCATCGAAGGCATCAGCATCTCCGGCGTCGGCCACCAACTCCCCATGAACGGGCAGCTCGCCTACGCCATCTCCTTCCTCGGCCTCGACAGCACCACCACACCCTCACCCTCACCCAGCCCCTCGGCGAGCCCTTCGCCCAGCCCCTCCCCCAGCCCGTCGCCGAGCAGCACGCCGTCGCCGTCGCCGTCACCATCACCGTCGCCCAGCGGAGGCTCGGGGGCGTGCCGGGTCAGCGCGACCGTCAACGCCTGGAACGAGGGCCTGACCGAGCAGATCGCCGTCACCAACACCGGCTCCTCCACCGTCAACGGCTGGTCGCTGACCTTCACCCTGCCCAGCGGGCAGACCATCACCAACGGATGGAACGCCACCTACTCGCCCTCCAGCGGACAGGTCACGGCGCGGAACATGAGCTACAACGGCACGATCGCGCCCGGCTCCACCACCGAGATCGGCTTCCAGGCCACCCACACCGGCAACGCCGGCAAGCCCACCGCGTTCACTCTCAACGGAAACCCCTGCACGGTCGCCTAG